A single window of Nicotiana sylvestris chromosome 3, ASM39365v2, whole genome shotgun sequence DNA harbors:
- the LOC138886826 gene encoding uncharacterized protein, giving the protein MAPKLEDPGAFTIPCTIGSAYFAKSLCDLGASINLMPYSLFKTLGIGQPRPTSMRLQMEDQTMKRLLGIIDDVLVRFDKFILPADFVILDCEVNYEVSIILGRPFLDMGKALVDVEAGELTFWVGDERWSFMCANQ; this is encoded by the coding sequence ATGGCTCCGAAGTTGGAAGATCCAGGTgctttcacaatcccttgcacTATTGGGAGCGCCTATTTTGCCAAATCATTATGTGATCtcggggcaagtatcaacttgatgccctattcgctgttcaaaactttgggaattgggcaaccaagacccacatccatgaggttgcaaatggagGATCAAACAATGAAGAGGcttttgggtattattgatgatgtattGGTTCGATTTGACAAGTTCATCCTCCCGGCGGACTTTGTGATCCTTGATTGTGAAGTGAACTATGAGGTGTCTATCattttgggtagacctttccttgatATGGGGAAGGCTCTTGTTGATGTGGAAGCCGGTGAGCTCACTTTCTGGGTGGGTGACGaaaggtggtctttcatgtgtgcaaatcaatga